One window from the genome of Garra rufa chromosome 1, GarRuf1.0, whole genome shotgun sequence encodes:
- the LOC141341962 gene encoding H-2 class I histocompatibility antigen, Q10 alpha chain-like, giving the protein ITTFNEKHSLYYIYTGLSKPVNLPGIYEFTAMGLLDDIQIDYYNSGEQKKITKQTWMKEKMQVDYWEKGTQSRKSKEEWFNVNIDVLMKRMRLNESDLHVLQRRVGCEIEQQKNEEKFSKGVYEFSFDGENFLSFDDRDSQWVAPVDAALPTKRKWDNVPMLNQYFKGYLEKECVDWLSKFREYGDEELRKASPPDVYVFAKRSTSYKTKLKLTCIATGFYLRDVTLFIRKYRTSLPEGKIESTGIRPNHDGTFQMKKTVEIWENEKAEYDCFVAHRTFKEPIIINWDGKCIDCLPDKVTVMIATAIGGLLVIALTALIIYIIRKKRIIGQNTDRGQHSENGRNTCELDRYSSQKY; this is encoded by the exons ATCACAACTTTTAATG AGAAACACTCGCTGTATTACATTTACACTGGTTTGTCCAAACCTGTCAATCTGCCAGGCATCTATGAATTCACTGCTATGGGTCTGCTAGACGACATACAGATCGACTATTACAATAGTGGGGAACAGAAGAAGATTACCAAACAGACCTGGATGAAAGAGAAAATGCAGGTGGATTACTGGGAAAAAGGCACCCAGTCGAGAAAGAGCAAAGAAGAGTGGTTTAATGTGAATATCGACGTTCTGATGAAACGCATGAGACTCAATGAATCAG atcttCATGTTCTTCAGAGGAGAGTTGGTTGTGAAATTGAGCAACAGAAAAATGAAGAAAAGTTTTCCAAAGGTGTTTATGAGTTCAGCTTTGATGGAGAAAACTTTCTGTCTTTTGATGATAGAGACTCTCAGTGGGTCGCTCCAGTTGATGCAGCTCTACCAACCAAGAGAAAATGGGACAATGTCCCCATGCTGAACCAATACTTCAAAGGCTACCTGGAGAAAGAGTGTGTGGACTGGCTCAGCAAATTCAGAGAATATGGAGATGAGGAGCTCAGGAAAGCTT CTCCTCCAGATGTTTATGTGTTTGCCAAAAGGTCTACCAGTTACAAAACCAAACTGAAACTCACCTGCATTGCCACCGGCTTCTACCTCAGAGATGTGACTCTGTTCATTAGAAAATATCGCACATCTCTGCCTGAAGGAAAGATTGAATCCACAGGAATCAGACCAAACCATGATGGGACCTTCCAGATGAAGAAGACTGTGGAGATCTGGGAGAATGAAAAAGCAGAATACGATTGTTTTGTGGCTCACAGAACCTTCAAAGAACCAATTATCATCAATTGGG ATGGGAAATGTATAGACTGCCTACCAGACAAAGTCACAGTTATGATTGCAACAGCGATTGGAGGTTTACTTGTAATAGCACTCACTGCTTTGATAATTTACATCATAAGAAAGAAAAGGATTATTG GACAGAACACTGATAGAGGACAACACTCTGAAAATGGACGAAACACTTGTGAACTAGACCGTTATAGTAGTCAGAAATACTGA